A region of the Channa argus isolate prfri chromosome 3, Channa argus male v1.0, whole genome shotgun sequence genome:
aacaaagattttaattGATATAATGATCTAGTAGGAGGTCTTCATCTTTCCTTTAAGTGGTATCATTCAGAACCGttcttttttattctataaATTTGTATCTTAGCCAAAAACAAACTTAGTAGCACTTTGGTCTTTATATAGTCCCTGACTTACTGTTACATACACACTGCTGGACTGCTGGTGAAGAAGATTCAGTCTTTCGAGGTTAAAGTCCTTTTGACGACTGTTTCCCAACCAGTCTGTCCCAGGTGTTGGCTCCTAGCTTTACTTTTACAACAGGCTTAGAGCTGGAAAAGAACAACCTTGTGCAGAAGTTGTGGGCTGTGACTTTAGGTTTGTAGATCAGGAtcgtggtttttgttttgtttagtttcttcTGACAGTGTAGACAAtggaaaaagttgaaaatgaaCTGACTCTTCTCAAGCTTATGGAGTGTTTTTAAACATGTGTACAGTAACAACATGCTTGCTGCAcactccaaaaacaaaaaaaatctatgacCTGGTCAGGTGGTAAATTCCGTATAAAGCCCATGTTTCAAAGCTGAAAGCACAGCAACAAACttctgaaaaggtttttttttaaagggctgtaagaaatgacaaaatatttctCATGTGTGTTCAAGACTGGCACCAATAATGCCCATTACAATCAGAAATAAAGGCAAACATACTTAaggttttaaaaatcaaaaaagaaacGTACTAACAAAGGGGGTATTAACGGTTGCTATCGATTCACATCagggtttatttttatttcctctttttccaaTCAACTGGCTTCATTGCTCATGggctttgaaaaaagaaaaaatacaaggCAAACAGAAAAGACTTgttatttcatattatttttgtaaagtaCAACAAATTTTGAAACAAATGATTTGATTGTTGTGGTTAACTTAAATGTTTTGATAGGGAGAAattgagaaataaaatgttgtataGAAACCATCAACAGTAGTTCTCCCTAAAGTTGTACACTgtggttttaagttttttttaaataagtctgTTGGTTTTAGATGTTGCACATCTCCTATTCAAAAAAGAAGTACCTTTGGGAGATTTAACGTCACTTTTATTTAACGTTATTCTAAATAAAACCCTGGAAAAACAGATGTGAGTTACTCTTAGGGTCTAAACACAAATAagattgagttttttttttaagaattagTTCAAAATTTAATGAAATACATGTGTCTCAGAGTTTTGTGGCAGTCTACCTGTTTACAGGCCTGAGAATTACGTTGAACTTCTGATCTAACCCTTTCaagaaatcaaatatttatttccaaACATTCCTGTAATGTGTGGTTACATTGATAGTATTGTTGACTGTGTCATTACTGTGGGTTGTAACTAATGAAACTGCCCTTACAGGTGTTTCAAGTGCTATTTTCTTTGTACCTGGATTTCTTCTCTTCATCCCTGGAGGTAAATTGGTAATTTAGTTCCTATAGCCACTAAACACATTAACAGTTGTTTTATACTAACAATGTTGTTTCCTCTATGTCCTACAGTGTACCATGTGATATACATTAGCTGTGCTGTCCGTGGAAGAAGAGGCTTTAAACTGTTCTACTtaccttattttgaaaaatgacattttatgacTCACTACATTTCCACTACATTGTGTGGTTTGCTATCTTTATATGAATTGTACGTTGtagcttgtaaaaaaaaaaaaattattgtcaAACGACCACTACTAGTTGAACCACTTGGTGCCTGGACTGTTTCCACTATATGATCTGACATTGCTGTACACAAAAAGAAGGAGAATCGTCTTGcctgtgttttctattttgtgtGAATAATGActgtgaaattacaataaatattttatatattttatttgtgtcagtCAAGTTAGTTTTCCAAACAGATCAATTTTCCCAGTGTCCCTTGTTGAACAGTTCAAGGATAAATCTATGAcgtgtgtgaaggtgtgtgtttaaGAACTGAAAAGCTCAGTTCTCTTGCTGTGGCTTCAATTGATTGtgctaacatttttttaacatacagCTTAGAAAGGAATAACTTGCTTATATAGTTTTTGGATAAAACATTCATATAAGAAgtgcattgtttgtgtgttgattgTCTTGGGTTTAAACTTGGATTTGAGATAACAAAGCAAGAGGTAGAATGAGCCCTGCTTATGTACTGTCCTTTAAATTGAATGATTTAGTTTTGGTTATATAGGTTCAACAGATTTCTTGTCCATCAGATACAAACTAATGCCTATCTTAGAATTCCCCTTTTGCATGTATCTGTTAATTTCCATCCACTGGACTTCTAATCAGTTACTACCTAagcttttttaatatattaaaaatatttaaagtccGGTGGCAATGGTGGTAAGGTTATGTTAGTTAAGGTGGTAATGTTTAGttctattttcatttaattgctTTGGAGATGTGGTCATtcaagtttttgttgttgttaaactaTTGTGTTctacttttcagtttttagcaAAAGTTGCATAAAGATTTGCTTATAAGTGTAAAATCTGGAAAATCTTGGATATAAACGTTTATATTGGTATTGAGTATCGCGACACTTCAGATACttgcaaatgcaaaaatgtcCAGAAAACATGGAAGAAATAATTAACTTTGCCAtgaattttgctttttttgtgaatgtttatTCCGACATGGCATCCACACAGAAGTTCTTACACTCATATCTGtgtaaaaacctaaataaagcTAGAGTACATCAGTTCCCAAGGGGACAAAAGAAACCAGTCAGGATAAAACGTGACATGTCAGTACAGTACACGAACACAGAGATTTGCACATATTTTGCCTACTAGTAAGACAGTGTAGGTGTGTAAAGGATGGAGTGTCATTTCCCACATAGTGCTGTTTCTTTTGCACATGAAAGGGCACAACTTAACAATTTTCATAAAACGCAACAACCTTTTCTAAGGATAATGGTTTTTCAATTGCAGTTTCACACCCAGTAATCTTCAGTCCTGGCTCTCAGGAAACAAAAGCCCTGCTATTTTTCAAACAAGAATCACTTCTCCTCTGAGTGCCAAGCAGCCATCAACCCAGTAAGACAGGCAACCAGCAGTGGTCAGTTTAAaaataacgttttttttttattatttttatttattttattttttttatggttcTTTAGATTTAGATATCTAGCAGAGGCTCTGgctaaaaacctttaaaaaattgGAGTAAATTACATAGATTGAAAGTTTTGCAGTAGCGGGGCAAATATGTAGGAATATAATTGGTAATATAATTACCCTTCTGGCAGTGGTGGAGTGTACATTCACTCAACCAGTGTAACCACTTAACATATTTAATGTCTCTTTACATCAAACTAGTACCGATATATGGTTCATGATGTGATACTGTAAGGGGTGTGCTATTAGaacaataagtaaaaatatatataaaaaagcatattcattatttgttgtgacaatatttgaattaataacagtaatatgtaaatgtttaccaaacattttaatgatgcAGATGGTTGAAAATTTAGTTATGTACCCTTAGGTAGATTTAgctattttatatataaaccTCTATAGCAATGGCTTGcgtctgtaaaataaatgtaacgcTAAGTGGAATTCCACTATGTGTGACCTATAACACGAtgccatgaaaaataaaaaaacaaaacatatgatgCAACATGGGTATATGCCATGAATTTAGACGTAAATCCTCGCGCGTTATCATTCAAAATAGTGGAATTTGGTGTCTATGTCCATCGTTGTTCTGGTCTGCACTGTGGTCGTGACGCAGTCTACGTGTAGAGGGCGCTGTGAGGCCTAAAGTGGCCTCTGACGAGACGACGGGCTTCGGGAAACGTCGTCGTTCGTCGTGAACAGAGACTCGGTCAAGGATGGAGGAAGAGGCACGCAAGCTTGTCGAAGAAGGAATTGTAAAGAAATTAGTTAGTCCCGGTAAAGGAGAGTTGTCGAGCTTTCCTAATGGAACCAAGGTAAAACTATAGGGCCATCGAGTGGGGCTTTGGTTAGTTGTGTGGGGTTTGTTAAGCTAAACGGCGAAGCATTTTAGCTAATGCTATCACCGGGTTTATCTTGGCTAACGTTCACACATTGGACTCCATCGTAGGAAACTGTCAGCTCATGTCACAGTGAACGTACTACGTCTGTAAACACACACCGCTGACACACCCTGGTGTTTTGCTGCCTTTGTGACGAATCGACGTTAGATTTTGGTATAAATCAAGAGGACTCGTATATGTgttacattttttccatttttttcttcatctgatGGAAAAACAGGGGGCGGGACAGGATGGCATGTGTTTATGATTGCTGATTGGCTATCCTCTAATGTCAGTCACATTTTTACCGTCGTAGTTGAAAAGAAAGTTATAACAGTGTGAACCATTGTACAGACGCTCTGCAGGCCTCTGCAAACGCAGAGTTTGTTTTTAGCAAAGGGCATAGACCATCTTCTAATAACTGTGTTGAATagggtttctttttttgttgttgtttacctGTGTATTCTTTACCAGGTGGTCTTCCACTACCGTACCAGCCTCTGTGATGGCACGCTGCTGGATGACTCCAGGACCATGGGGGGCCGCAGCAAAcccatggagctcatcttgggCAAGAAATTTAAACTAGCTGTGTGGGAGAGAGTGATCATCACCATGAGACAAGGTGAAATTGCAGAATTTACCTGCGACAACAAGGTTTGTAGCTGGCCGTGCTGGATGTAACAGCGTAGCGATCTTGTTCCTCCACAATGTTGACTGTCTCTGTCCTTATCCCTTAGCACACAGCACTTTACCCACTCGTGTCGCAGTCTCTGAGAAATATCAGTGTTGGCAAGGACCCACTGGAAGGCCAGAGGCACTGCTGTGGCATTGCCCAGATCCACTCTCACCATTCTCTGGGGCACAAGGACCTGGATCATCTCCAAGCCAATCCACAGGCCCTTGTCTTCACCATTGAGCTGCTGGAGGTGAGCAGAGCACTTTATCGGGCTGCCTTAATGGCAAAGTGTTTGAGATTTGACTCCACTCATTTTTTGAGAGAAATATAAATCTGTTGAAAATGATTTCAtgtcaaaaaaacaagcagttgTCCAAGAAGATTGCCTAAAAAAACTAGTGAAAACCCATAGAACTTTCAGGAAGTTAATTTTATTGATTAAAAGCAATTTGTACACACAACTTTTTTGTATACACCTTCTATTTTGTTTAGCTGTCCTTCATGAATCCAAATGCTGCTTAAATACACACTCAGTTTCCTggctaaaataaattaaagtagTAAtattcagttcttttttttttcaaactaatttAGGTGTAGTTTAACTGTCTGTTTATTTTGCAGGCTGTAGGTTTTGTTGTATTGCTGTTAGACTGTATTGTgtttcaatttttaatttttttaaacagaatttgCATGGAGTTTTGCTTAACACAGTAACTTCTGGCTTTGCATTTGGAGGCTAAAATGAAAAGCTGATATACGTCCTTAATTTGTCTACATTTTAGGCTTGCACATAGGCAAAACTGCCTAAATATTGTGTATATAAACCATAAAAATTTCCCCTGTATTACATAATCTTTACTATCCTACAGTAAGTGCTGCGACTGCCACTGATCTCTGACCTCTTTGTCTGCTTAGGTTCTTCCTCCAGGATCATTCCAGCTTGATGTGTGGGCAATGACAGACCAAGAGAAACTTGAGCTTGTGCCTCAGATGCATGAGGAGGGTAACTCACTGTTCAAACAAGGAAAAATTGCGGAGGCCACCGAGAAGTACTACAATGGCATTGCCTGTCTGAAAAATCTACAGATGAAGGTTAGGGAAGGTCTTatgttatttattgtatttggtTAGAATACATAAGCAACAAGTTCTTTATTTGATTGTTATAGACAGTGAGTTTAAGTGTCTAAAACTCTTCTATGGGACTTTCTTCTCTTATTTCAGGAGCATCCTGGAGATGAAGCATGGATTAAGTTGGACCTTATGATCACACCACTGCTCCTGAATTACTGCCAATGCAAGTTACTTCAAGCACAGTACTACGAAGTTATTGAGCACTGCACATCATTGGtcttcaaatatgaaggtaagaCAACGTTGTTATAACTTTGCAAGAAACAACAGATAAAACTATTTTTCATTTCTACGTATTGTAATTACGTGTTTGAAACTTAAACAGTATATGTTAATTGGTGAAGATGAGCTAACCAAAATTAGATATGACTCTGACATGTAGTAGAAAAGATAAATAATGACATCTAAAAGGATATTTATATAAAGCAGGAAATTATTCTAGTGTTAGTATATGAAAGTGGAAATGTATCTTTCCATGTTAATGTTGGATAAGAATTATCAGTCGAAGGAGCCATGGAGGGCAGGTCTCTAAATATAGAAAGCAGGGGACATGGGTGAACTGAGTTGGAAAAGCAGATGGAAATTAATAAGAACATTTGTagccaaatattttattttgctgcataacTGGAGCATATGAATATGAATGGCAGGAAACAGCTTTGATAGCTTTTAATTTATCCAGGTAATATGATGAAGTATTTGTCTTTgcatgaaatatgaaaacagatagaaaaagcaaactgaaaaactgcTTTAGTTTGTCATCGTGGCTCAATGGTGTAGTTATTGGacagtagtttgttttttttttcaatttaaaatatctaCAACATAATCTGCAAAATGTGAAGTTGTCTGAATTAGGGGTGTCCCCAACTAGAAATGTTTATAGTCAAACCTGATTCGTCTACCCTATAGTCAACTTATAGTCAaaataggttttgtttttgttttagctcagtgatctatctatctatctatctatctatctatctatctatctatctatcttatTAAATGTAATAGGGAAAAGATCTGATACAACTGATGTGATGGGAGAGACAGTCAGGTTAGAAACTActgtccctctgaaatgaattAAGTTAAATGTGTTTCCACTGCAGTGAGTTGGCTCACTATTGTCACATTGAATAGTTCACATAAACTGACCATGTCCAGAGAATGCTGCAGGATctaattatttatcaataaaGACTTGATCAGTCAGGACAGTGATCTGATGTTTCgggttttcattttcatggcGGTGTAAAGAAGTATTAGGAGGATGTATTAATTTGCAATTGTGTAAAGTCATTTTGTATTAATAGAACAGTATAGTGGCCTACGCATACAGAGATGTGCCTAAACAATATAAATTTTGTTTGGACTGTTATTATGAATTTTGTCAGTTGTTTTAAGATTTACCTGACCAACAACACTAGTGGGGGTAATAGTTGAGTTTGAATGAATACAGTAAGGAGAGGAGCCAGTCTCATTGTGAATGCTCTGACTAGAATGATAATCTGCGCTATGTGAAGCTCCTTGACTGGACAAATGAGTTAAGAGACTCCAACACTGCACTATTAGTAAGCCTAGCACGGTCTCTATTCACCTGTGACCTGTCAAATGCTGAGTGCCAAACCTGCTTCAGACACCTGTCCATATTTCTAGACAAAACTGTTGCACCTACTCCATTAGGATGAAGGCCGTCCACTTTTAGCAGGTCAGGGCGACCAGAGAAAGAGGGCCAGTTATCCACGAGAGCAAATCCCTGTTCCTTACAGTGACTAACCAGCCAGCGGTTCATCAAAGTGTGCTATACTTCATTTTAACTATAATAACTGCATACTACATAATAGCTTTGCTCCATGCTGCTATGAAATAAGTTCACTAGAGAAAGCACGAGAATAAAGTAGTAAAAAGTTAGCAGTGTAACTATATTCACTTCTATATAATTACTACCAGAAAAATAGAATATACATAAATTATTATACTTTACTTATCGCACGGCAATCATGTTGACAATGCAAGAAGCTGCAGCATAACGTTTAGACTTAGAATGTTATTCACACCTTGTTGACCGAACTCTCACTAAAATCGTTGCTCATCACATACACTAAGCAGTGGATATCTATTTCCTTTGTATTGCTTCCAGCTTGCATAAGTGGAATACTCATTAGTGCATTTCCTCTCCTTCCTAACAGACAATGTGAAAGCCTACTACAAGCGGGCTAAAGCCCATGCTGCAGTTTGGAACGAGGCAGAGGCACGAGCTGACTTTACTAAGGTGCTGGAACTGGACCCCTCTCTAGGCCCATCTGTGGCAAAGGAACTGAGGGCTATGGAAGAAAGGATTCGCAacaaggaaaaagaggaaaagggcCGCTACAAAGGCTTATTTAACAACAGCACACCACCAGCCACTGCCACAACGGTCAGTCCAGTTTGAGTTTTGGGAACCAGATTAAATTGGAAGCTTGTTTGCTATTAGACAATGTGAACATTCTCAAGTCTTCTTTTATCCTTGTAGGGTTGAATCATGATGGAGGAGAAACTACACAGACACTGCtggtgtttggtttttttatatGATGTACTCTGCCACCCTGCCCTCATCAGTCCACGCAGGTGCAttcaaacacacccacaagttACTAATGTATATGGTGCAATTTTCCATTCCTGTTTAATTTTCCTAAGTCTCTGTCTCTAAATATAATTAGGCTTTTGATAAGCATGTTCTGACATCAGTTTGATTTAAAGGTCCATAATCCCAGTCTGTGCCAACCAGCAGCAACATTCATACAGTGCATCATTTAGTTCAGTCTAAGGGAATTCTGAATTCTGTTTCTTACTAAGCCTATTAAGGCTTGTACATTACATTGTTGTGGTAAATAACCAGCTCAGAGTAATGGACAAATGTTAATCTTAGCAACGTTTTTTATAGGATATGCTGCAGAGaccttttttcttatttaataatgattttatGTGCTGCTTGTGAAAATTCACTATATAGTGATTTATATAGTAAACCTCAACTTCTTCAAATGCAGTCTTTGAGTTACCATTACAATTACTTTTAATTGTAGGCCCAACAAAGAAAGATTAACATGGATCTGAAAAGAAAtgcaggaatgtttttttttttttttccccacaaggGACATTGTGTACTCTCATCCCATCTCTGCCTTGCACCACCATACCCTCATTTCTATCAGTGACAGCAGAAGCTTTGGAGTGAGCAGGAAATCGTAATTTCCTGGTAGGTGTGACATGGACACCAAGCGATCTCTGTCAACCATTATAACACATATGGACATGGGATTCTTAAAATACTAACATTATTGTCAATATGTACTCAGCAAAACCCTCAGTATCCCCATCACCCTTCTCCTGTTAATTACTCATGAAGCAGTGGGTCATTAGCCCAGCCTGTCTAAAGTGAGGTGTTTGAGGTTATGATGATGtatctgaaaacaaatgtgtatccTTGGCTTTatgtattttgaaatatttaatactGTCATGCAgagaaattaaaggaaaaaattaaCTGTTGTCTTGTCTTCtcttgctttgttttaaagtaaatcGGGGATCCTAAACTGGCAGCATGTTGAGCACATGAAATCTGGCCCCCATGGAAAGCTAGTTTAGGTCTTCTGACATAGTTTAACCCCagtaaaatctgtttaaaatgttcagtgtATTATGCAATTTacgtttttgttattgtttcaaAGCTAAAGGTCCATTTTAGTTAATTTAAACTACTTCATGTGGTGTCTCATCACtgtctgaaaaagagaaactacCCACTAACGACATTCAGACATATgaatgatgtttaaaaaatgtttttgctgttatttaATTAAGATATACATACTGAACTGCAAAAATCTGGTTTACAAAATTTCCATACTAACAAACTGACTTGATGTACAGATTTCTTGGGACAGAAGAATCTTTACAATTGTCTATACTACAACATATAATTAAACAATGGTAAATTAAAACACGTTAAATTCAAGATAATATATTCAATATGATGAGTGGCATTgtaaaatttagaatagaaacTTCACAAGTTCTGGTTGAAAattgaaatttttttaaaaagccaatttTGATATTCAACTGCCATTTTTTTCCCATAACTGtgcttaaaaatatttaggAATTCCCTACACACATTTCAACATAGATACAAAACTGCATCCACTCCACAGGTCACAAAGTTTGTCAATAACAAAGGTTTTGGTGGATTGCAGGTAACAATCAAGACAAGAGGGACAAAAGCATCTATAAAATCCCAGcaagaaaaagcacaaaaggtaggagatttaaaaaagaaaagaaaacagttgtATAACTTAGGATGATGAGGCTGAAATTCTACAGGGAAATTGCAAGGGATGAAGGGATCTTTCCAAAAAGGTTATGTGCGTGCACTTCTTTCAGTTTCTGCAAGACACTCCCTGACCAGTGCACGGGCATGGATTATACCTgggcaagacaaaaaaacaaaacaaaaaaaaacatgaaaaggcTGGCATTTCATTGCAAAAATATTTGGTATAAATTTAATTGTACACATTATCTTTCTGAGCTTATCTCCTCTACAAAACGCCCTCAACAGCTGTTATTCCAGAGATGATAAAGTGTCTACAGGTCAAGTCAAATACAATGACCAGTTCACTGGTATTTCCTGCTAAGTAAATGGTAGGTGCTACTACAACCTTTGTTACTGGTAATAATGTCCCactcttttattgtttttcttaatagTAATTAAATCTATATGTAAAATACAGCTTACAAAAAGTTTTCATCCGCTAAATTTCTGAGTTAATTaccatttttctctttgtactTAGAGATCTATACTGGCAGAGATCTGTTTCCATGCTGAGATTATTTTGGTAAATTTTTctcaaaaaagaaatgaaatccaCAGTGATTCAATGCTGTACATAACAATTAGGCACTGTATGGCTGTAATTGTGCCAAAAAGTAATCCATAgacaatgaaatgttttcttcacaATAAGAGTTCTTCAGTACAGTTGTAAAATTCTTTAATAGGAAActaaattaacaacaaagttaatgttaagatttcacatttttacctaaaattattaaaatttaaattttacaataGCATGCAATTCTAGACAGTGTCCGGCCTTCTTTCACCAAAGAGCAaaaatcaagttttattttattctactaGTTGATGCCCAAGGTTACCTGTTTACCTGGGGTCCTACATTTCCATGATAAAAGCACAGTACAATAGGAAAAACTGCCTGTCCTTGTCCTAGcactcttttatttatttactgacatTATGCAGTTCTTTGACAAGTCAAACTTACCTCTCTTTAGCCTTTCCATGGCACTCTTGCTCCCAGCATATGTAGGCCTGATCTCACGGCTCATCTCCTCAATGACGGACAGAAGCTCACTGTAGGTGGACCCTTGAGATACTTTGACAGGCTGTTGTttgatttttggattttttttttaatttgattaggggagataaaaaaattacatcaatACTAGTCACAGCTGAAAATTCATATGTCAGGTTCAGTAAACTGCAGAATGCAGTGAACATACAGAATTTGCTAATATGGTAAATCTTAAacttttgtcattattttaaaaacatacttaAATCAAAATGACACTACCTAAAACTACACCGCCACCACTCAGATGATCCATCAAGTTGATTGATCTGCATTGCCATGCTTTCAGAGCAGTAATGATGTCCATTGTTTCCAATTCATCCAACAAATGCTTTTCCAGATTCAATTCACGCAATGACCAAGCTACCAACTTGACTATCAACAACACCCCAATGTGTCAGCTGTCTTTTACAATAGCAGCATTGTAAATGTGCATCTGTACAGAGTATTCAGGGCAGATGGAGCAATAAGAGGTAGAGAAAGACATTCTGGGCAGCAGGTACTTAAATTTTCTAGATAATGTTTAGGTGAAATAACTGAATCAGGACTATCTAAATATAATAACAGAAGCTCAGCTGCTGAATGTCACAGAATAAACCAAGTGACCCCAACAGAGcctgcattttgattttttttttgtttgtgtgcagaggTAATTTAAAGCCAGAATATTAGCTTCTACACTGTATGCATGTAGGCAATATTTGTTaaatttatttcactttagaTGTACTACATAGTTTCAGCTGTTTTGGGGGTAAATAAGTGACCATAAAAAAGCCCTACATAAAGACCACCAGTAAGTATAAGACAACAGAACACAGACgattgtaatgtaaaatacCTGAACAAAGCCCATGGAGGGTGGACCAAAGTCACTGAAAGCTGGCCTAAAGTTGGATGATGAGGGAAGAGATGGAGAGGGCACAGAAGAGCCTgggcagaagaagagaaaagataTACcttataataatacaataataatcaGCAATTAAAAACTGCCTTTATCatttacagtgccttgcaaaagtattgaTATCCCttgaaattttgtattttattgggattttatgtgataaaccaacacaaagtggcacataattgtgaagttaaaggaaaatgctaaatggttttcaaaagttttgtttttcaattgagaatctgtggcaagacttgaaaattgctgtttacagatctctccatccaatctgaacttgagctattttgcaaagaatgGGAAAAAGTTTCGCTCTCTACATGTGCAAAGCAGGTAGAGACGTACCACAAAACACTTGCAGCTTTAATTGCAAAgaaaggtggttctacaaagtattgactcacaCATCTGAAAAACtactttacagtatttttcatTCATCAAATACACACATTGGGTACACATGGCTG
Encoded here:
- the aip gene encoding AH receptor-interacting protein; this translates as MEEEARKLVEEGIVKKLVSPGKGELSSFPNGTKVVFHYRTSLCDGTLLDDSRTMGGRSKPMELILGKKFKLAVWERVIITMRQGEIAEFTCDNKHTALYPLVSQSLRNISVGKDPLEGQRHCCGIAQIHSHHSLGHKDLDHLQANPQALVFTIELLEVLPPGSFQLDVWAMTDQEKLELVPQMHEEGNSLFKQGKIAEATEKYYNGIACLKNLQMKEHPGDEAWIKLDLMITPLLLNYCQCKLLQAQYYEVIEHCTSLVFKYEDNVKAYYKRAKAHAAVWNEAEARADFTKVLELDPSLGPSVAKELRAMEERIRNKEKEEKGRYKGLFNNSTPPATATTG
- the cdk2ap2 gene encoding cyclin-dependent kinase 2-associated protein 2, whose translation is MSYKPIAPAPSGSNHTPPGSSVPSPSLPSSSNFRPAFSDFGPPSMGFVQPVKVSQGSTYSELLSVIEEMSREIRPTYAGSKSAMERLKRGIIHARALVRECLAETERSART